From one Methanosarcinales archaeon genomic stretch:
- a CDS encoding YggU family protein translates to MPFSDALRESSNGVIIDLEVTPGSRIVQVPSGYNSWRKRIEVKLTQAAQKGKANQQLAEKLSEIFGIGTSDITVVSGQTSHKKAVHVRGMSVKQVIVILTPLIEND, encoded by the coding sequence TTGCCTTTTTCAGATGCGTTGAGGGAATCGTCCAATGGTGTGATTATTGATCTGGAAGTAACTCCCGGGTCCAGGATTGTGCAGGTGCCCAGCGGCTACAATTCCTGGAGAAAGCGCATCGAGGTTAAACTTACCCAGGCGGCTCAAAAGGGAAAGGCAAACCAGCAATTGGCCGAAAAACTATCTGAAATTTTTGGAATTGGAACATCTGATATTACTGTAGTCTCAGGCCAGACAAGCCATAAGAAGGCCGTACATGTCAGGGGAATGAGTGTTAAGCAGGTTATCGTTATATTAACTCCCCTTATAGAAAATGATTAA
- a CDS encoding PAS domain S-box protein, which translates to MENGKPVAVHGIARNVNKRLQAEKNMLIFSKAFNLATDGIDISDSDHKISFINESGAKLFGYSRRELLGQPANISYAEEDLPNLEENVIPAMEKYGYWNGLILGRKKDGSVIPIEVSLSSVMDQIGKPLVNIGVFREFKSNL; encoded by the coding sequence TTGCCAGAAATGTGAATAAGAGACTGCAGGCAGAAAAGAATATGTTGATATTCTCTAAAGCTTTCAATCTGGCTACAGACGGAATTGATATCTCGGACTCTGATCACAAGATCAGTTTTATTAATGAATCTGGTGCTAAATTATTCGGATATAGCCGGAGAGAATTACTCGGGCAACCTGCAAATATTTCCTATGCTGAAGAAGATCTGCCAAATCTTGAAGAAAATGTCATCCCTGCAATGGAAAAATATGGTTACTGGAATGGTCTGATCCTGGGGAGAAAAAAAGATGGATCGGTTATCCCCATAGAAGTATCTCTTTCATCTGTTATGGACCAAATTGGAAAACCACTGGTAAATATTGGCGTATTTCGTGAATTTAAATCAAATCTTTAA